The Phalacrocorax aristotelis unplaced genomic scaffold, bGulAri2.1 scaffold_322, whole genome shotgun sequence genome includes the window CTTTTATAACCCCTCCCGAAATTTCCAGCCTGCGGAGGCGGGGGGGCTGCCGGTGGTGCAATCAGCCCCGCGGTTCCGCTTTCCCTCCCGTCTCACCAGGGCCTTTCCCCGGGGGGTCCCCGGTCACCTGCTCGCCCATGggaccccccccaaccccggcCAAGCCCCGGGCAGCggctgggaggaaggaaggaaggaaggaggttGGCGGTGGTGTTGCCACACGGCTGGCAGGGTGTGAAGGGTTGGCTCCGCCCGCCGGAGGGCTCGGCAGGGCCGGGGGGGTGGCAACCGGGGCCGATCGCCCGGGGAAGACACACTGGGACACAGCGGGGTGGTCACGGGGCCCCCCTCGGAGCTGGCGTCGCCGGGACTCGAACCGTGAATCTCAGAGTTGGGGGGGCGGTTCCCTCCCTGCTGCGCCACCGGGCGGGGAGGGCTGCGCATGCGCGTGAGACAGAGGGCAGAGCGCATGCGCAGTGAGAGGCGCCCCCCGCCGTGAACCCAGCGGGCACCCGTAGCTGTATCGTGGGGACCAGTGAGTGGCCGGCGGCGGACAGCGCATGCGTGGTGTGATCGGGCGGCGGACAGCGCATGCGCAGTGTGGGGTGAGGCGGGCAGCGGCGCATGCGCAGTGTGCGCGGGGCAGGAGGCTGCGCATGCGCGTTGCCGCCCCCgcgggcgggccggggggaCGTGGGCCatggcgggcggcggggcgctgcGGGCGGCCGTTGCCGCCCTGGTGTTGGCGGCCTGGGGCGCCACGGCCTCTACTTCCACATCGGCGAGACCGAGAAGCGCTGCTTCATCGAGGAAATCCCGGACGAGACCATGGTTATCGGTACGGGGCGCCggaggggcgggaggggggaagcaccgggccggggggcggcgggagggccgggccgggcctggcCGGGGCTGCTGGACCTGCCGCCCTCCCAGGGAACTACCGGACGCAGCTGTGGGACAAACAGTCGGAGTCATTCCTGCCCGCCACCCCTGGGCTGGGCATGCACGTGGAGGTGAAGGGACCCCGACGGCAAGGTGAGCAccccggggggctcggggcACCCACCGGCACAGGGGATGGGGTCCTGGACAGTCTCGGGGCACCCATTGGTACGGGGAAGGGTCCCAGGGAGCTTGGGGCACCCTCCAATACAGGGGATGGGGTCCTGGGCAGGCTTGGGGAACCCGTTGGTACAGGGAAGAAGCCCTGGGGGTCTTGGGGCACCCCACCGGCCCGGGGGCTCTTGGGGTGCTCCCCAGCTAGGGCAGGGGACCCCAGAGTGCATGGGGTACCCACTATGCGGGGCATGGGGTCCCTGGGGCACATGGGGTGCCCCCCAGCAAGGAGTCCCTTGGGGTGCAGGGAGCACCCACCACCTGGGGTGCTGGGTCCTTGGGGTGCGCAGAGTATCCCCCAGCAAGGGTCGGGGGTCGCTGGGGTGCGCAGGGAGTCTTGGCAGGGCGGGGGGGTCCATGGGACGTACGGGGGCCACCCCGgtgcacccccaccccaccacgGGCAGGCGCTGGGTGACagcggccgtgttgtggcgcaggTGGTGCTGTCGCGGCAGTACGGCTCCGAGGGGCGCTTCACCTTCACCTCCCCACACGCCGGGCGAGCACCAGATCTGCCTCCACTCCAACTCCACCCGCATGGCGCTCTTTGCGGGCGGCAAACTGGTAATTTCCCGCTACCCGGGGACCCCCCAAACCCTGGCGAGGGGGTGTCAGTGGGGGGCCCACCGACATGTACCCCCTCTCCCTTTTTGCCCTGCAGAGGGTGCACCTGGACATCCAGGTGGTGAACACCCAACAACTACCCCGAAATCGCCGCTAAGGACAAGCTGACGGAGCTCCAGCTCCGCGCCCGGCAGCTCCTCGACCAGGTCGAGCAGATCCAGAAGGAGCAAAACTACCAGCGGGTGAGGAAGGGGCTCCTGGGGGGTGACCCTCCCCCCCCATTTCCCCACCCACCATGACCCCCTTCACCCCTTTATTTTATCTCTCTTCACCTGATAGTACCGGGAGGAGCGTTTTCGCATGACGAGTGAGAGCACCAACCAGCGGGTGCTGTGGTGGTCCATCGCCCAAACCatcatcctcatcctcaccGGCATCTGGCAGATGAGGCACCTTAAGAGCTTCTTCGAGGCCAAGAAGCTGGTGtagccccccacacccccctgGGAGCCCCTGCTGCCTGCCGGGGTGGGGTGGACCCCTGCCTGTCGtgagggagggcgggggccaGCCCCAAGGTGGTGTGTTTGGGGGAAAataaagtggggttttttgggtccGATGGGGGCTCGCTTATTTTGGGTGCTTTTTTAGGGTGCTGCGACGCCGCacaggggtgggcagggggctcAGCTGTCCGGCTGCCTGTCCCGCGCTGTGTCTACTCCTCCCCAAAGATTTGGCGGGGTCGGGAAGcgtttccccccaaaaaaccgGATAGCGGGCGTGCTGCGCAGTCCTccgccgccagggggcgccgcGGCAGCCCCTACACTCCGCTCTCCTTGCGGCCGCTCTGGGCGGGCGGTGGAAGTGTCTGTGGGCGGGGAGGAGCGCGCAGGCgcaagagaggaagggaggggtaCACAACATGGCGGCGGCGATGGAGGCGCCGGGCTTTGAGCACATGGGGCTGGACGGGAGGCTGCTGCGGGTGCGGcgggggtctggggggggggggcaccgtGGGCTGCGGGCGCTGGGGGTGGGCTATGGCCCGGGGGCGGGTCTGGAGGGGCCTGGGCGCCGTGGTTCCCCGGCGGGGCGGACGGCTTGCGGGGGCTGGGGCTCCGGTGTCCCTCGCGGAGGGGACTGGGGTCCTTTTGGGGGTGGAGGTCGGGAGGGGATCGGGACACTGGGGTCCCTCGGTGGGGAGGGGGCGTCCCTGGGGGGAGATAGAGGGGTCCCctttggggttggggggggggggcgtgagGGGCCAGGACTTACGGGTCCCTGGCGGGGGGACGGGACGCCGGGGTctctttgggggtgggggatcGGGACACCGAGGTCCATTGGTGAGGAGGGGGCGGCCCTGAGGGACTGAGGTCCCTCGGGGTAGGGGTGCTTCGCAGGCCTGGGTCCCCTGCCCTGTGACAGAgtggggggcgctggggggtcCAGCCGGCTGGGACCCCCGAGGTGACGGCTCCCCGCAGGcggtggcagagctgggctgggccgCCCCCACCGCCATCCAGGCCGACGCCATTCCCCTGGCGTTGGAGGGCCGCGATCTTCTCGCCCGGGCCAGGACCGGCTCCGGGAAGACGGGGGCATATGggctgcccctgctccagcacctcttGCGCGTCAAGGAGGTGAGCGGGCGGCggggtgggtgctgtggggtgcctGGGCTCTGGGGTGTgtggggcgtggggtgggggcacCGCGGGGTATCCGGGGACGGTCGCGTGCTGTGGGATGTGCAGGCAGGGGTGGGTGCCGTGGGGCACACGGCCCCCGTGGGGGCTCTGTCGGGTGCCGGCGCGGCTCCCCCGTGTCCCGGCAGTGACGGCGCGGGCGGGCGCAGGCACCCTCGGCGGTGGCGCAGGCGGTGCGGGCGCTGGTGCTGGTGCCCTCcaaggagctggggcagcaggtGGTGCGCAGCCTGCGGCAGCTGGCAGCTTTCTGCGCCCGCGACGTGCGGGTGGCCGATCTCTGCGCCCAGAGTGACCTCGCCGCCCAACGGTAAGCTCGCCGGCCCCCTTCCTCCCCGCCCCGGAGGCCTGGGTCCCCCTGCGGCAGGTGGGGGCGGGCGGCAGAGGTGGGTGACACGGTGTGTCGGCAGGCCGGTGCTGATGGAGAAGCCGGACGTGGTGGTGGGCACGCCGGGCCGGGTGCTGGCGCATCTCGGCGCCCGCAGCCTGAGCCTGCGGCACTCGCTGGAGCTGCTCGTGCTGGATGAGGCCGACCTGCTGCTCTCCTTCGGCTTCGGCGAGGACATCAAGTCCCTGCTGTGGTGAGGGATgccccgggggggcggggatGGGGACTTGGGGggcactgctggggctggagagcGTGGGAGGCACGGTGCAGGGTTTGGGGGGACACTGAGAGGTTGGGGGCACTGCCTGGGGTTTGGGGggcactgctggggctggaggatgtggggggcacagctgggggtGGCAGTGCTGTGAGGGATTGGGGGGCTTTTCTGGGGCTGGAGGGCGTGGGAGGCACAGTGCAGGGTTTGGGGGGACACTGAGAGGTTGGGGGGCACTGCCTGGGATTTGGGGggcactgctggggctggaggatgtgggggacacagccaggggTTTGGGGCACCACCTGGTGTTTGGGGGGGTTACAGTTGGAGCAGGATGACATGGCGGGGGCACTTGCAGAGCCGGGGGACACAGTGGGGCTCAAGAGGGGGGGACCTGGGCATTGCCAGGTCTGGTGCTGAGGGCTTGGGGGGGCCCTGACACCCCCAGCcgttggggagggggggctggCACTGAaccccccccgtgcccccccccagccacctccCCAAGATCTACCAGGCGATGCTCATGTCGGCCACCTTCAGCCCCGACGTGGAGGCCCTCAAGGAGCTGGTGCTGCACAACCCGGTGAGCTTCGGGGGGGCCTGGCGAGAGCTTTGGGGGTGCTAGAGCAGAGGTGGGGGCGGGACGCTGGGACGTGGGAACGTGGCACCCCCAGGCGCAGGTCTGGGGGGGACAGCGCGGAGGGGCCAAaccccccctcccagccccatgtGCCCCACCCCAACCCTGCCGCGATGGGCGCAGGTGACGGTGCGCCCGCCGGAGCCCCAGCTCCccggcagctcccagctgcGGCAGTTCGTGGTGCGCTGCGACACCGAGGAGGACAAGTTCCTGCTGCTCTACGCGCTGCTGAAGCTGAGCctgctgcggggccgggccctgctCTTCGTGGGCACCCTCGCCCGCTGCTACCGCCTCAAGCTCTTCCTCGAGCAGTTCGGCATTCCCGCCTGCGCCCTCAACTCCGAGCTGCCCGCCCGCTCCCGGTAACCCCTGAGGGGACGGTGGGGCGCCTGGCTGGGTTGGGGTACCCCTGGGGTGGTGTAGAGGAGGGCGAAGGGGAAAAATGAGGTGCCTGTGGGTGTCCACGAAGCGTCTGGCGGGGACAGGGTGCCCCAGGGAATGAGGTGGCTGCTGGGGGCTTGGAGAAGGAGGTGAGGGTCGGGGGAAAATGGGGCGCTCCTTGGGGGTAAGGGGTGCCTGAGGGTGTCCCGGGTGAGCTAAGAGGTGACCTGGGAAACAGGGTGCCCTTGGGCTGCTGGGGAAAATGCCCATGGGGGGGCCCCCAAGTGGGGCCTCCGTGGGGGTGAGGACACCCTGGGGCGTCCTAGAAGGGTGCAGGGGGCCTGCGGAGGAAGGGCGGGGGTACCTGTGTGTTTGGGGGAACTctgccccccccacccaaaGAGGGGTGCCCATGGCAGGGACGCTGATGGGCACCCACcttgtccccaggtgccacgtcATCACCCAGTTCAACCGGGGCATCTACGACTACATCGTGGCCACCGATGAGGAGGCGCCGGCCGTGCCCACGGAGCAGACCCCGCGCAAGAAACACAAGGGGGCTGCCCAGAGGTGGGTCCCGGGGCTGCTGTTGAGGTGCCGTGGGTGCCACCGAGGTCCACGGGGTGCTGCTGAAGTCCCATGGGTGCCACCAAGGCCCCGGGGCTGCCACCACCGTGTCACCAGGGCAatgtcctgctgcagctggggagggctcAGGCCAGGGAAGCTCACCCAGAGCCATGGGAGGGCTTGTCCCCTGgcgtgtccctgtccccagccaggGTCCCGTGCCCAGGGGACCCTTCTTTGGGGGGTCTCCTTGCCCCATCCCTGTGGTTCTGGGGTCATCGTGCCCAGGGTGTCCCGTGCCCCTGTGGGTGTCGGTGCTCAGCACGTCCCTGCACCCAGAGCATCCTCGTAGCTGTGGGGTCCCTTTTGCCAGTGTCCCCGTGCCCACATGAGTGTCTGTGTCCCGGATGTCCCCGTGCCTGGGGTGTCACCGTGTCcttgggggtccctgagccacCCCAACGTCTCGtttgcccccctccccagcaagGGCAAGGACCCGGAGTACAGCGTCGCACGGGGCATCGACTTCCAAAACGTCGCCGCCGTCATCAACTTCGACGTGCCACCAACGGTCGAGTCCTACATCCACCGCGTGGGCAGGTACGTGGGGAcgcggggggacacgggggtgcCACGGCGGCCCCCAGGGGCGGGCGCCCCACCGCCGCGTCCCCTCTGTGCCCGCAGGACGGCCCGCGCCGACAACCCCGGCACGGCGCTCACCTTCGCGCTGCCCGAGGAGCACGACGGCCTGGCCCGGATCGAGGACGCGCTCGCCGGAGGTTGGGGGGACCCCGCATcacttttggggggggggcgggatgGGGGCGCTAAGGGATGGGTGGgtgtggggaggtgggagcGAGCGCGGGGGTGACCCCACGTGTCCCCGTGTGTCCCCAGAGAACGGCGAGTCGATGCTGCAGCCCTACAAGTTCTCCATGGAGGAGATCGAGGCGCTGCGCTACCGCTGCCGGGTAGGGGGGCAGCAGGCGGCGCCGGGGGGTGCCGGCGGCACCAGCTGGGGGGGCGCTGCCGGGCTCTGACACCCCGTACGTGTGTCCTCCCCGCCCAGGACGCCATGCGCTCCGTCACCAAGCAGGCGGTGAAGGAGGCCCGGCTGCGGGAGATCAAGGACGAGCTGCTCAACTCAGAGAAACTCAAGGTAACCCTCCCCCGCGCCCGGCGGGCTCAGGGCTGCCCGAGGGGCGGAGGGTGGCGTTTTGGGGGTCCACTGGCAGCGCGGGGCGGGTACCAGGCACCGCCAGCCCCCCAATTCTTTCCACCCAGGTGTATTTTGAGGATAACCCCCGCGACCTGCACGTCCTGCGCCACGACAAGCCCCTGCACCCCGCCATCGTCAAGCCTCACCTCCGCAACGTGCCCGAGTACCTGGGTAcgcccccgcgcccgcccgccggccGGTTTCGGGGTGGgaagggggtgctggggggtggcgGCGACGTCAAGGCAAAATAGTGCCTGGGGGGGAAACGGAGACGCCCCTGGGCCCGCCGGCACCCTCTTAGGCGCTGCTCTCCGCCGCAGTGCCCCCCACCCTCCGCAGCATCGCCAGACCCAACCTCAAGAAGCGCAAGTGGCTGCGGCTGCCCCGCGCCGGCACCAACCGTCGGGGCGGCTCGGTGAGTGCGGGGCGGGCACGGAGGGACGCCCCTGCTGCCGCCCGCTCGCGGCCGAGGGGATCCCACCCTGCTTTTTTCGTTTCTCACACTCTTTCTCCAGTCCCGCGGCACCGGCAACCCGCTGCAGAGCTTCAAGTACGCCCGTCGCTGCGCCAAgcgcccggccgcgccgccctCCTGATGACCCCCCGCCGGCACCCCACGGACTGCGCCagccccgggggtggggggcaccgcagccacctccagccccccccCGTCCCAGGGGTGGGCGCTCTCCGTGCCGTACCCCCACGGGGCGGCTCTGCCCAATAAAGGTGCCGATGAACACTGTGCCCCGCGTCGCACCGTCACCTTTGCCGGGCGCTCCTTGCCGGGCCGCTCGCGGTGCCCCCGCCGCCTACGTGACCGGGGAGGGTTGGTGACGCAGAGGCGGGAAGCGGCGTCTCCCGCTGAGGCCGGGCAAAGGTGCCAGGGCGTTATCGCTCCCCCTTTATCGATGCCAAGGCCGTACAGGGGCCATAAACCGGGGCGAGGGCGCAGCGGAGGGGTGGCATTGCCAGCTTTGGGGGCTCGGATCCCCTCCGGTGCCTCGTCAGCCCCCGCGCCAACACCGCCGTGAGCCCGGTAGCCTGGCGCGGCTTGCCCCGGGGCTGGCACCGCGCCTCGGGTGCCTGCCAGGGtttgcccagccctgccccacggcATGCGAGGCAGGCGTTACCGCTCGGGGTGCCCATAATCGCCCGCCGAGGCATCTTATCGGGGTTACGGCGTCTTATCGGGGGCGGGGGGCCACGGCTCGTCCAAGGCTGCCCACTGGCCCTGAACTCTTGTTGGCACCAGGGCAGAGGGCTCTGGCGCTTCTGGAACGGCAGCGGTTTCACGCCCACGCGGCGTGGGGACGCAgctgctttccctttcccctgcccCTCGCTCCCGGTGGCCCGGCACGTGCTGCCAGCACCGTCACGGCACCCACGTCCCCGGTGCCAGGCTGGCAAGGATGGAGTTCCCCGTGGTTGGCGCGGCCTCGACGTTTCGTTTTCCACCGGCGGCGAGCCCTGGGTGGGCACGGCTCTGAAACTCCCCCTTTTTCACCTCAAAACCAAGGCTCCCGGGGGAAGCGGGACGCCCCATCGTGGGTGGGGGGGCCACCCAGGCATCTCCCCGGCGGGGATGCGTCGGCTGCCTGCGGCTATCGATCGGGGTTAATGATCACAAGGGCTTTACAGCTCCGGCGAGGGCTGATTGGCTTCGGTGCCGTCAGGCCAGAAGACCTCACCGGCGGCAGGCAAACCCGCCCAGGGGCCGCGGGGTCTTATAGGAGCCGGGCGAAGGCGGCGGCTCCCTCGCGCCCAGGATGCCGGGGTCCGTCGTGCTGGCCGGCGCGGTGCTGGGCGCCCTCCTGGCGCTGGTAGGTGCCGCGGGGTTGAGCCAGAGGGGTGCCGGGGGCTGGGAGGCGGCGATCGCCGGTGGCAAAGGCATAGCGGCGCCCGTGGGATGAGCcccggaggggctgggggtggcagaGCCGCGGCGGGGGACGCTGGCACGGTGCCCTTTGGAGGGGCCGGGCGTCGTGCCCGCCGATCCCTCCCCAACCCCAAAACTGCCGCAGGCCGCGCCGACGCTGACCCCCATCCACCGCGCCGGTTACTGCGCCTTCTACGGCGAATGCGGTCGCAACCCGGAGGTGAACGTCTCGCTGGTGCCCTCCAAAGTGCCGTGCCTCTCCAACACGCCGGCGCGGGCGGCCACGGGCGTGTTGCTGAAGCTGCTCCGCACCGTCTGCCCCGAGCTGGTGCGGGAGGACGGGGCGACGCGGGTTTGTTGCTCCTTGGCGCAACTGAACGCCCTCCGGCTCAGCGTGGCCCTCTCCGGCACCGTCCTCTCCCGCTGCCCGGCCTGCGCCAGGAACTTCGCCAACCTTTACTGCAACAACATCTGCAGCCCCGACCAGAGCCTCTTCGCCAACGTCACCCGCGTCGTCAACCGCACCACGGTGCAGGGGAAGCCCCAGCTCGCCGTCGTGGAGTACCAATGTTTTTACCGGCAGGATTTTGCCGACGCCTCTTTCAACTCCTGCCGGGGCGTCCGGTTACCGGCTACCGGCGGTTACGCCATCGATACCATGTGCGGGCGTTACGGCGCCCGGCTCTGCACCACCCAGCGCTGGTTGGATTTCCAAGGGGATAAAAACAACGGCTTGGCGCCGCTGCAGATCGACTTCCAGCTGGTGCCCAACCGCACGGAGACCGGCGACGCCATCGTGCCGCTGGACGGGCGCGCCTGGCGCTGCGACCAGGCCCTCAGTGCCCAGGAGCAGTCGTGCTCTTGCCAGGACTGCGCCGAATCCTGCCCGCCAGTGATcgccccccccggcccgccgccccccttCCGCATCGGCGACGCCGATGGCGCCTTGGTCCTCTGCGGGCTGCTTTTCGCCCTCCTCGCCCTCATCTTCATCGTCGCGTTGCTGTGCCGCCGCAGGCGGTCCAAGAAGGCCGCCACGCCGCAGCCGGCACCGCCGCGTGCCACCAGCTGCTCGGCGCGCCTGGGCGACGCCAGCCACCGCGTCCTGGCGAGGGCTTTCCGCCGGTGGGGCACGCTGGTGGCCGGGCACCCCGTGGTGGTgctggtggcggcggcggcgctggccGGCGGTTTGTCCGCTGGTTTGGTGACCCTACGTCTCACCACGGACCCGGTGGAGCTGTGGTCGGCGCCGGGCAGCCGCGCCCGGCAAGAAAAAGCCTTCTACGACCAACACTTCGGTCCTTTCCTCCGCACCAACCAGGTGATCGTGACGGCGCCGGGCCGGCCCGGCTCTAGCTACGACTCGGTGGTGTTGGGTGCCAAGAACTTCAGCGGGGTGCTGTCAGAGGAGGTGCTGCGGgcgctgctggagctgcaggagcgACTGGCGGCCACCACGGCGTGGGCACCGGTGGCGGGCAGGGAGGTGACGCTGAGCGATGTCTGCTACGCCCCCCTCAACCCCGTGGAGCCCGGCCTGGGAGATTGCTGCGTCAACAGCGTCACCCAGTACTTCCAGAACAACGGCACCCGCCTGGCCATGACGGCCACCCAGAGCGACGGCAAGAAGACGGGCACCGCCGACTGGCGCGACCATCTCATCTACTGCGTCAAGTGGGTGCCGCTCCCCGGGGACGGGCGTGGGGTGCTGGACTGTGGGTCAGGGTGACGCCCACAGGGTGACGGGCACGGCACGCTGCCTGGGGGTGCCCTCTGTGGGGCCACCGCAGGGTCGGGCCGGGTGCCGGGGTGGGCGCAGCCCCTTCTTACCCGGCGCCGTGTCCCCACCAGCTCCCCGCTCTCCTTCAAGGACATCACGGCGCTGGAGCTGAGCTGCATGGCCGAGTACGGCGGCCCCGTCTTCCCCTACATCGCCTTCGGTGGCTACCCTGGTAAGCGCCGGGACGGGCGCGGGGGGTGTCGCGGGGGGTGTCGCGGGGGGTGTCACCCGCTGTCCCCACAGGCTCCGAGTACACCGAGGCGGAGGCGTTGATCGTCACCTACTCCCTCAACAACTTCCCCCCCGACGACCCCCGCCGCGAGTGGGTGCTGAGCTGGGAGCGCCGCTTCCTCGACGTGGTGGGCGACTTCCAGCGCACCCACGGCCCCAACCTCTCCGTCGCCTTCATGGCCGAGGTGAAGCAGCCgccgccgggggcggggggagcacCCTAGGGTGCCCGGCACCCCCTCACCCGGCTCCTTTCCGGCAGCGCTCGCTGGAGGATGAGATCAACCGCACCACGGGGGAGGACATCCCTGTCTTTGCCATCAGCTACCTCGTGGTGTTCGCCTACATCGCCCTGGCGCTGGGCGAGTACACGGCCTGGCGCCGCGTCCTGGTACCCGCAGGGGGGTCGGGGTGATGCCAGCACCCCGGGGTGCCCTGCCGGGCgctgagcccccccccccccccccccccccccgccccatcgCAGGTGGAGTTGAAGGTGACGTTGGCGCTGGGCGGCATCGCCGTGGTGCTGGGCGCCGTCTTCGCCTCCATGGGGTTCCTGGCGCTGCTGGGGTTGCCTTCGTCCCTCATCATCCTTGAGGTCGTGCCCTTCCTCGTCCTCGCCGTGGGTGCAGACAACATCTTCATCTTCGTGCAGGAGTACCAGGTCGGTGGGCGCGGGGAGGCACCCGGGGGGTCCCCGTGGGGCAGGTGGGTGCCGGGACACGGGAGTCCTCATGGGGTGGGTGGGCACCCTCGGGTGGGGGCACCCGTGGGCGCGGGGGTCCCCCTGGGGCACAGAGGCCGCCGCTGCGCATGTGGCAGCAGCACCCCTGGgctccctggggtggggggggtcccGTGGCGGGCAGCCCCCTCACCGTCCCGGCCAGCAGCAGTCGCAGCGGGAGCCGGGCGAGACGCGGGAGCAGCACATCGGGCGGGTGCTGGCGCAGGTGGCACCCAGCATGCTGCTCTGCAGCGTCTCCGAGGTCATCTGCTTCCTCCTGGGTGAGCTGGGCACGGGGACGGGGGGGCAGGGGCCGTGGGGACACCGTGCCGGGCAGGGGGGCATGGGGACgtgggagggggcaggggggcaggggcCATGGGGACgtgggagggggcaggggggcaggggcCATGGGGACACCGTGCCgggcaggggggcaggggacatgggagggggcaggggggcaggggcCATGGGGACgtgggagggggcaggggggcaggggcCATGGGGACatgggagggggcaggggggcaggggacatgggagggggcaggggggcagggggcacggagggacatggggacatgggggagtTCAGGGAGGACATGGGGACAAAGGAGGTGCAGGTGGGCAGGGGCCATGGGGGCACGGGGAGTAAGGGAGGACGCAGGGAcgggggggacatggggactgGGGGCACAGGGAAGGCACAAGGACATGAGGGACATGAGGGGAATGGGGAGCATGGGGGGCACAGGGGGGCACGGGGCCACGGCGCAGGCCACGGGCGGGGGGCGCCCCGTGGGCGCGGGGGGGTCGGCGCCGGGTGCTGACGGCGGGGGCCCGCAGGCGCCCTCTCCTCCATGCCCGCCGTCCGCACCTTCGCCCTGACGGCCGCCGTGGCCATCGCCTTCGACTTCCTCCTCCAGATGTCGGGGTTCGTTGCCCTGGTGGCCCTCGATGCCCGGCGGCAGGAGGTGGGgggcacggggcgggggggggcacgGGGTGGCCAGGTGGTCCCAGGGTGGGCGTGGGGTGCCGGTGGCTGTGAGGGTGCCATGGGAGGGTGTGGGGTGCCCGTGGGGTGCCCGAGGTCCCTGGGGTGTCCATGGGGTGCCCACGGGCAGGAGGGTGCCCAGGGTGGGTGTGGGGTCCCCGTGGGGTGCCCGAGGTCCCTGGGGTGTCCATGGGGTGCCCACGGGCAGGAGGGAGCCCAGGGTGGGTGTGGGGTGCCCGTGGGGTGCCCGTGGGGTGCCCAAGGTCCCTGGGGTGTCCATGGGGTGCCCACGGGCAGGAGGGTACCCAGGCTGGGTGTGGGGTGCCCGTGGGGTGCCCAAGGTCCCTGGGGTGTCCATGGGGTGCCCATGGCTTTGAGGGTGCCCAGGGTGGGTGTGGGGTGCCCGTGGGGTGCCCGAGGTCCCTGGGGTGTCCATGGGGTGCCCATGGCTTTGAGGGTGCCCAGGGTGGGTGTGGGGTGCCCGTGGGGTGCCCGAGGTCCCTGGGGTGTCCATGGGGTGCCCACGGGCAGGAGGGAGCCCAGGGTGGGTGTGGGGTGCCCGTGGGGTGCCCGAGGTCCCTGGGGTGTCCATGGGGTGCccacaggcaggagggagcccaGGGTGGGTGTGGGGTGCCCGTGGGGTGCCCGAGGTCCCTGGGGTGTCCATGGGGTGCCCAGGGTGGGTGTGGGGTGCccgtggggtgctgtggggtgcccGAGGTCCCTGGGGTGTCCATGGGATGCCCATGGCTTTGAGGGTGCCATGGGAGGGTGTGGGGTGCCCGTGGGGTGCCCGAGGTCCCTGGGGTGTCCAT containing:
- the NPC1L1 gene encoding NPC1-like intracellular cholesterol transporter 1 isoform X1; this translates as MPGSVVLAGAVLGALLALAAPTLTPIHRAGYCAFYGECGRNPEVNVSLVPSKVPCLSNTPARAATGVLLKLLRTVCPELVREDGATRVCCSLAQLNALRLSVALSGTVLSRCPACARNFANLYCNNICSPDQSLFANVTRVVNRTTVQGKPQLAVVEYQCFYRQDFADASFNSCRGVRLPATGGYAIDTMCGRYGARLCTTQRWLDFQGDKNNGLAPLQIDFQLVPNRTETGDAIVPLDGRAWRCDQALSAQEQSCSCQDCAESCPPVIAPPGPPPPFRIGDADGALVLCGLLFALLALIFIVALLCRRRRSKKAATPQPAPPRATSCSARLGDASHRVLARAFRRWGTLVAGHPVVVLVAAAALAGGLSAGLVTLRLTTDPVELWSAPGSRARQEKAFYDQHFGPFLRTNQVIVTAPGRPGSSYDSVVLGAKNFSGVLSEEVLRALLELQERLAATTAWAPVAGREVTLSDVCYAPLNPVEPGLGDCCVNSVTQYFQNNGTRLAMTATQSDGKKTGTADWRDHLIYCVNSPLSFKDITALELSCMAEYGGPVFPYIAFGGYPGSEYTEAEALIVTYSLNNFPPDDPRREWVLSWERRFLDVVGDFQRTHGPNLSVAFMAERSLEDEINRTTGEDIPVFAISYLVVFAYIALALGEYTAWRRVLVELKVTLALGGIAVVLGAVFASMGFLALLGLPSSLIILEVVPFLVLAVGADNIFIFVQEYQQSQREPGETREQHIGRVLAQVAPSMLLCSVSEVICFLLGALSSMPAVRTFALTAAVAIAFDFLLQMSGFVALVALDARRQEAARFDLCCCCGMGKGGPAGPGVRLLRPLLHRCYTPLLLHRLARPAVVLLFLFLACAGLYLTLQVPVGLDQELAMPKDSYLLQYFAALNRYLAVGVPTYFVTTGGYNFSSPAGTNGICSSAGCDASSLTHTIQYATRFPNVSYLAIPATSWVDDFLDWLNPTGRCCRIHRSGNLSGEFCPSTSSDPSCLGGQCLNATRRPTVQEFERFLPWFLHDSPTLQCAKGGLGAYDTAVSMDANGTILASRFMAYQRPLRTSQEYTAALGAARALAEEITGTLRRVPGTHPDFRVFPYTVTYVYYEQYLTVVAEGVVTLALCLVPTFGVSFLLLGMDLRSSAATLLTIAMILVDTVGAMALWNIPYNAVALINLVAAVGISVEFVSHLTCAFAHSTAPGRVERAADATVSMGSKVGTGGTGTDPGGWGDPALTLPVPAQVVAGGGHDQPARHRGAGLRQGSAHPDLLLPPQPHHHPGGAGPRPRLPPRPPQLRGTRPTGAGGGRGGRRGGGRGGGHGGAPGGQRGAGCGAGPQQPLLRGPRAPVPRQG